AGTCGGCCCTCCTCGAATGCATGGAGGAACGCCAGGTGACGATCGAGGGTAACCGCTTTCCGCTTCCCCGCGTCTTTATGGTGCTGGCGACGCAGAATCCGCTCGAATACGAAGGTACGTATCCGCTTCCCGAAGCCCAGCTCGACCGGTTCCTCTTCAAGATCCTCATCGACTACCCCAGCGCGGCCGCCGAGACGGCGATCCTCGAGAAGTTCGAGGCCGGCTTCCGCCCCGACCGTCTCGAGGAGGCGGGCCTCCAGACCGTCACCAGCCCAGAAGAGCTTGTCGCCTGCCAAGACGCCCTCCGCCAGATCCAGACCAAGCAACCGGTCATGGAATACATCACCTCGATCGTCCGGCTGACCCGAACCTGGAGCGACCTGCTCGTGGGCGGCGGCATCCGCGCCGACATCTCTCTCTTCCTCGCGAGCAAGGCCCGCGCCCTCATGGAAGGGCGCGAGTTCGTGACGCCCGACGACGTGAAGGCCGTGACGCCCCCCGTGCTGCGCCACCGCATCATTCTCAAACCCGAGGCAGAGATTGAGGGGGCCACGCCCGATCAGATTCTCCAGAACGTGCTCGCACAGGTGAAAGTGCCCAGATGAACGCCGGCCTGGTGACGACCCGCGTCGTGCTGCTGTTGCTGTGCGGCACGCTTCCGCTCATGGTGACGACGTCACACATGCTGGCCGTCGCCGTCCTTGCCGCCTGGAACCTCTTCGTCCTGCTGCTCGTCGCCGCCGACAATCGTCTCACACCGAAGGCAACGCTCGTCGACGTGAAACGGGTCATCGCGAACAAGCTGTCGATCGGCGAATCGAACGACGTCATCCTCCGGGTCGAGAACCAGTCGTTCCAGAAGCTCGAAGTGACGCTGCTCGATGCGCCGCCCGAGTCGTTCGGCGCGCCCGGCGAGCCGCTGGTCATCACGCTCGAACCCCGCACCCGCGCCGAGGTCCGCTACCGCGTCGTTCCGCCCAGGCGCGGCAAATTCTCGTTCGGGAACGTGTCGATCCGGTTCCGGGGCCGTCTCGAGCTGATCGTGCGCCAGCGTGAGGTTCCCTGCGAGATGCCGGTCGATGTGTATCCGAACATCAAGAACGTCGCCCGGTTCGAACTTCGCGTGCGGCGCAGCCATCTCATCGAGACCGGCCTCAAGAGCGAGCGCCGGCGCGGCAACGGCACCGATTTCGAGAGCCTCCGCGAGTACGTGCGCGGCGACGAGTTCCGCCGGGTCGACTGGAAGGCGACCGCGCGCCGCCACAAGCTGATTTCCCGGGAATACCAGTCCGAAGTAAACCAGTCGGTCCTCGTCCTGCTCGACTGCGGCCGGACGATGGGCGCCCCGCTGCCCCGCGGGACGATGCTCGACGCGACCGTCGACGCGGCCCTGCTGCTCATTCAGCGGGTCATCCGCAACGGCGACAACGCAGGCCTTCTCGCATTCACCGACCGACCGATCCGGTTCGTACCGCCGGCGAAGGGGAAACGCCAGCTTCATCTCGTCATGTCGCAACTCGCGGCCGTCCAGCCCCAGCGCACCGAGTCGGATTACGGCGCGGCGTTCCGATATCTCATGGCGCGCCGCGTCAAGCGTTCCCTGCTGATCATCCTCACCGATCTCACCACCGGGGAGGCCGCCGCCCGGCTCACGAAGGACGTGCCCATCCTGCTGCGCAAGCATCTTCCCGTCGTCGTCTCGGTCTTCCATCCGACCCTCGCCGCGAGCATGGCCCAAAGCCCCGACACGCTCGACCGGGCCTGGGAAAGCATCGTGGCGCGCGACACGCTCGCCCGGGTGAAGACGGCCCACAAGGATCTCGAGCTTCTCGGCGTCGGAACGCTTCTCCTGCCCCCGGAAAAACTCGGCACCTCGCTTCTCGCGAATTACCTGCGCCTGAAACTCCGCTCGAAACTCTGAGCCAGGGCGGGCCACGTCAGGTAGATCACCGTCGCGAGAAACAAAACCGCAGCGACCAGGTATTTCAGGGGAATCGGAAGCTGCGCCGGCGTCACCCACGTCTCGACCAGGGCGGCGATCACGAGCATCGGCACGACGCCCGCGACGAGTTTCGCCGCGGTCCGGCCTTCGTGCGCGAGCCAGTCGAACCGCTCGTGCCGGCCCGGATCGACCAGCGCATACCCGAGAACGAGGCCCGCTCCCCCCGCGATGAAACAGCACGGCAATTCGATCACTCCGTGGGGAAGGATTAGCGACCAGAAGGCGAGCGCCTGGCCCGCGTCGTGGTAGACCGACGCGAGGCCACCGAGAAGCAACCCGTTATATATCATAATGTATATAGTTCCGATGCCAAACAGAAAACCGAAGGCGAAGGCGTAGAATGATACCTTGATATTGTTCGTCATGATGAAGCTCGAAACCTGGACGCGCGACTCGTCGGCCATGTCGCGGCCGACCTTTCCCCGGGCGAGGTCTTCGCTGATCGCGCTTCGCATCGACGGGGGAATCACGAGATCGATCAGTTTCGAGTCAGCGCCGACGCACAGAAACCCGATGATTCCGGAGAACAGGAAGATCAGGAGCGCCGTCATGATGAAATGGCCGCGTTCCAAGACGAGCATCGGGAAGCGCCTGAGAACGAAGTCGAGACCGCTCAGCAGGATCGAATCGTCGTTCCGCCTGTAGATGTGCGAATAGGCCCGGGCGACGAGGCGGTTCAGATACCGCTGGAGTCGCTCGTCGCCGCTCGTCCGGGCGCGGCCGAGGTCGCTCAGGGTCTCCTGGTACAGGGCCCCGAGTTCGAGAAGGCGGCTCGGCTCGACGCGGCCGACGATATGGCGGTCGAGATGGTCCAGCGTCGCCTCGAGCTGCTGCCAGCGTTCGTTCATCACTCGACGGTCCCGTGGACGTCGCACGTGATTTTTCCGACGGTCGTGATGTCGCCCGTCGAGGAGTAGCGACACGTTGGCTCGGGCTTCGACAGGCTGGATCGAAGATATTTGTCGTTGACCAGGCGTTGTTCGGTGTCTTCCCGGAAGGATTTCAGCGGTATCTTGTTGTCCATGTTATACATCTCGATCGCGCCGAGCAGAACCCTCATGTTCGCATAGCAGGCCTTTTCACGCGCCTGGTCCCGGAACAGCCTCGAACTCCTCCTGTCGGCGGCGATTCCCAGAAATATTCCGAGAATCATGAAAAAGCCGATCACCTTGACAATGCCGGCAACGCAGGACGGGCCGCTCTCTGCCGCAATGGCGGCGCGGAGATTTCGTTCTTCTCCAACGTCTTCCGGTGGGAATTCAAACCCACACTGACGGCAGAACTGCTGGCGGTCAGCCGCAGCGATGCCGCACTCGGGGCAGAATTTTCCCTCATGATTCTGGTCGCTCATAATTCCTCCAGACTACCCGATCGTCCCTGAAAAGTCGATGCACCGTGCGAACGAAATCCTACCGATCCTGCAGGTCGCTTTCGACGGTTCCGTGAACGTCACAGCAGATCCTGCCGTTTGCCGTCATGTCGCCGGTGGAGGAATACCTGCATCCCCGTTCGGGCTTGCTGAGTCCGCCTTTCAGATAATTTTTTTCCGTCAGACGGTTGATGACCTGCTCGTTCATGGATTTCTGCATGACAACGCTGTCCATGTTGTACATTTCGATGGCGCCGAGCAGAACGCGCATGTTCGCATAACAGGCTTTTTCCCTCGACGTGGTGCGAACCGTCCGTCGCGGCGGGATGAGAACCATCACGATGCCGATGAGAAACAGGACGACGGCAATCCTGAACGCGCTTCCGATGCAGGATCCCACGCCTTTCTCGGGAATCGCGGCACGAAGGGTCCGTTCCTCCTCCAGCGATTCCGGGGGAAATTCGAGGCCGCACCGGCGACAGAACTGCTGCTGGTCCGATGCGGTCGTCCCGCATTCCGGACAGGTCTTCATTTCCGTTCGATCCATCCTCGGTCTCCTGCAGCTTCCGCCGCAACCTCCCCGAAAGTGGATCGCCGGAACACGAGGTCCCGGCGATCTATTGAAAAGCTATCCATCTTGGATAGCATCAGCGGGGACGAATCCCCGGTATTTCCACTCTAAAATCCCTGGGTGAATTTTGTCAAATATCTTGGGCGTTTTCCGTGTTACCATGGGGCAACCACTTCGCGGGCTTTCAGTCACGCGGAACGAGGGAGGGGGTACACCCATGAAGACTACGGGAAGAAACGTTTTCCGGCTCCTTCTTGCAGCCGTTGCCGTTCTCTCTCTGCCCTTCGCGGGCGAAGCGGCCAGGCGATACGTGATACCGACCTGGTATGGGTACGGCGTCGTCTCGCAGAGCGTCGGCGTCATTTCTCCGTATATTATATCATCGACATTTCATCCATCGATGCACCCGGGATACCTGCCGTATTATCTCCCGTCCCAGGACCCCGCCTATTACTCGGCCTACCGGCCCTGGAACCCCGCGGGCGTGACCGCGCCCGGCTACTATTATCAGACGCCGGCCGGATCGCTCGCCCCTTTCTGGGACGGCACGGCCTGGGTCTATCGCCAGGCGAGCCCCGCCGGCACGGCCGGCGTCCCCTTGACGAATCTGAACCTCCGCTCCAATCCCGGGTTCGGCTCGAGCCGCAACCGTGACCGCAACGTCATCGGCAGCATTGCCCGAGGCGAGCAGGTGTATGTGCTCGGCCGATACGGCGACTGGTATTACGTGCAGTCCGCATCCCAACCGCAGAAATTCGGATATGCCTACGCGCGATACATCCAGCTGCAGGGCGCGTTCAACATGCCCGCCTTCTCCGCCTGGCCCTCTTCGTATCCCATGTATTCCTATCCGAACGGCTGGCAGCAGCCCGTCGCCGTTTCCCCCGCGGGCTATTGAATCCTTTGAAGAATCCTTGACGATCACGAGGTGACGATATGCAGATCATGAAACAGCGCATCCTTTCCGCCCTTGTTCTCTCCCTGGCCCTCATGGGCTTCCTGGCCCTGACCGCGTCGTTCGGACAGCCGGCAAGCGGCCCCGCGCCCCTTCCCGAGACGGTGAAACTGAACGTCTTCGCGATCGTTTCCGACGAGCTCGAAACAATGGCTTCAAAAGCCGGCGAAGCCCTCAAGACCGAGGAACAGCTCGACTCCTACCCGTCCATGGGCTACCAGGTGCACTGTACATTATATATGACACAATATGCTCCGGAAAAGGCGTCTCTCGTCCAGGGAATCGTCGCCTCGCTCGCCGAGACCGTCAAGCCGTTTCCCGTGACCGCGGCGGGGATATCCGCGACCAAGGATTTCTGGCTGTTCATCAACCTGGACAAAAACCGCAACCTCCAGACGCTGTCGGACACGGTCGTGCAGCAGCTCTGCGAACACCGGTTCCCGAGCGACTTCGTTCCCGACTGGGTGAAGCAGTATCCCCAGAAACTCGAGTATGTCACCAAATACGGCAGTCCGAACGTGTTCGCCGAGTTCGAGCCTCATTTGACGCTTCTCGCCAAGTCCGATCCGGCGAAAGTCGACGGCTTCGTCAAGCGCCACGCGAACGACGCCGAGTTCGGCACCCCGAAACAGGGCCATATCGTCGGCATCGGCGTCGGGATCGCGGACAGGGCAGGGCAGATCAAGCAACCGCTTGCCGTGTACCGGTTCAAATGACCGATCCGGGCGGACGGATTTCCCGCAGACCCTGCTGAAAATTCGACGTCCCGATCGGATGAAACCCCTGCAAATCACGATGTTTGCAGGGGTTTTCACATTGGCACGATCCCTGCGGAAGACCCCGTCGTGCTTCACATCACCCCAGGAAACAAGGAGCGTTCGGAATGAATTACAGAATCAAGCTTACCCTCGCCGCCCTGGCTGCGTTCATCCTCATAAGCGGCGCCAGCGCCTTCGCGGCCCCCTCGACGGACGTCACCTGCATCCGCCAGACGACCGATTCCCACCACATTCCCTGGCCTCCGCCCGGCAATCCGGCCGACCCGACCGATCCGAACAACGGCGACGATTACGGTTCGGGCTCATCGTCCGACTCCGGCAGCGATTGCGGCCACGATCACCACGATGACGACGGCGGCTCCGACGGTTCCTATCCCGACAATCCCTACGATCCTGACAACGAGCCGATGCCCAACTGATCGTTCGAGATCACAACGGCGGGAAGACCGATGGTCTTTCCGCCGTTTTCGCTACCGTGATGGAGATCAGCCGAGGGTGAGGATTTTGATCTCGGCGGGTCGGAGGGTGTATTCGAAGCATCTCGGTACGGAACTCATCGCATATTCCGGCGAGATGTCCCTCGGGATGCCGGGCCCGAGAACGCTTGCGAGATCGGGAATGAAGAGCCGCTGATGGTTGTAGCGGTCCTTGTTCACGGCGACGAAAACGGTCTTGCAACCGGGGGCCGAGCGTTTGAAACAGAAGATGTTGTACCAGTTTTCCTGGTCGACGATCTGAAGACCGGCTTCACGGTTCAACACTTCGTTCGTGTCCTTGAGCCGGCACACCTTCTGAATATATTCCGTCATATCTATCCCGGTGTTCTCCCACCACGATGGCTCGGTGCGCACGACGTCGCAATGGCGGCGGAAGCCGAATTCAAAGCCGATCGGCATCATGAACCCCTTGCTGAACAGGGCGCAGAAGAGAAGCTGTCGCTTGACGGCCGCGAGGTTCCCTTCGTATTCCTCCATGAGACGGTTCGTGTCGTGCGACTCGGGGAACGCAATGCTCGCGACGACGGGGCTTGTCCTGAAATACTGCTCCATGCCCCACGGCTGATTGTAATCCCAGTATTTGATCGAGTTGAACAGGTAGTCGAAGCCGAGCTTCGCGAGGTTCTCGACCTGCTGAAAACTGCAGCCCAGCGACTCCGCCAGGAACATGCACCCGGGCTTTTTTTGTCGGGCCCGCTGGATCAGGAAGCGCCACAGGTCGTCAGGCACCTGGTAGGCCATGTCGCATCGGAAGCCGTCGATGCCCATATCCATGTAATAGGACATCATCTTCCACCAGAACTGCCAGAGATTCTCGCGGTCGGGTGATCCGGCGTTGTCGACCTCTGCAAGATCGCCCCATTCGACCCATTTGCCGTTGTCCCAGGCGCCGGGATGAATGACCTGTCCGTCGGCAGATCGTTTGAACCAGTCGGGATGCTCCTGGATGAGGGTGCAGTCGATCGCGGTGTGGTTGATGACCAGATCCATCATGAACAGCAGCCCCTGTTCGTGGCATGCCGAAACGAACTCCTTGAGCTGGTCGGCCGGGCTCGATGGAGAATCATTGTCGATGAAGAGGGGGTTGAATTTGTAGTAATCCTTCGGCGAGTAGAGACTGCCGCTGAACCCGGGGTAATGGAAGGGGTTCACGTACAGGGCATTGAAACCCATGAAGGAAATTCGGCCCAGATGAGATTTCCAGCCGTTCATGCTTCCGGCCAGCCTGGGGAAGAGATTGTAGAGACGGATACCTTTCGTGCCAAGCAGGTCTTTCGACATCGTTCACTTCCTCCTGGGAATCAATGCGGCGTGGAATCGCGCCCGGGAACGGCGGCAGGGCTATTTCTCAGTTCCTCGAGGGCGTCGCAGATCTCTCCGGCCTCTGCAGCGTTCACGCTCCGGTATACCTCGTGCGGGCCGTCCGAGCCGACGAAATAGACGGCGATATACTCCTTCCCGTTCTCGCCGGCGACGGCGCCGGTTCTCGTTCCGTGCCAGTCCTGGAGTTTTCTCGTCAGGTTCGTCTCGGGCGATCGCATATCTTGCGATATATGAATCGCGGCGCCGCCGGCAACGGCGGCACGGAACGATTGGAACGCGAGCGACCGGCCGAGCATCAGGAAAAAGGCCATGAAGACGAGGCAGAAGATCCATTCCGGCATCGTCCGCTCGCTGGCGGGGTTCATTCTGAAATACAGCAGGGGTAGGAGGACGGCGACGCCCATGAGAAACCACCCGACGGCGATCTCCCATGCCGGCACGTAGGTGAATCCCTCAGGGTATCCTCGCGGGGCCATCCATCGAATCACGTTCAGCTCCTTGCCGTTCTGGAAATATTACCATAGGAACATCTCTGCGCATACACTGTCATTCGCTTTTCTTCATCCCAAGCAGCAGGGTCGTCCCCCCGGCAGCGGTGGCGAGAAGGAGCCACGATCCCTGCATCCCAAGCGTCGGGAGCATCCAGATGCCCGCCGTCGCGGCCGCGAGCATCGCCGGCAAGTTGTCCGCCACGACCAGACCGGCAACGGCTCCGGCAGTATCTCCGGAAAGACGCGCGAGAAGAGGAAACTCGACCCCGGCGAGGACGGCGACCAGGAGCGTCATTCCCCCGAGAGTCCAGAGCGAATGCAGGGCCGGATTCTCCAGCAGGAGAAATCCCGTACCCGCCAGGACGAGTTGCCCGAACTTCAGCAAGCGGACCGTCCCCCACGCGGCTTTGAAGCGGCGGGAGACGAATCCGCCGAGGGCCAGGCCGAGCATGTAGAGGGCGAAAAACAGAGATGCCATGCCGAAGATGGCTCCGTGCCGCACCTGGTAGGTAAGCAGGAGCATCATTTCGGCGGCGAGGCCGAAGAAGCCGGTGAGGGCGACGGCCGACGACGCGGCCGCGATCGGCGAGAACCGGACGACGCCCGAGGCGACGGACGCAAGAACCAGGGCGAGAAAGGCGCCGAGGATCACGAGCGCGCGCCCCAGATCGATGCGTTCGGCAACACGCAGAGCGGCGCCGATCCCCGAGCCGCTGTAGATGTCCCACAGATGGAGTTGCCGGGAAAGGGCCGCCGGTCTGGCATCGGTGTTTTCCGGCGCGGGAACGGTTCGAGAAAGCCACTCTTCGAGTTCGGCGACCCGGAACGGCAGAAGAAGATCAGAAAACAAAGCCGGCCTGAACGATACGGTCTGGATGCCGTTTCGGTCGAAGCGCCGGGAGAGTTCTTCCGGCGAGGTCGCGATCGCGTCGGCGGACCGCGAGGCGCGAAAACGGATCGGGTCGCCGGGAACGGCAACGGTCTGGCCGGACGACGACTTCAGGTCGCGATACAGCGACAGGACCGCCTTTTCCAGGTCGCCGCCGAGGTAGTTCTCCGCTCCGCTGACGACGTATTCGACCACGCCTCTCTCCGTCAGCGCCGCCATGGCTTCGCGGATCGCCTCGCGGGTGAACATGCGGTTCCCGACGAGGGTCGTCGGGTCCGACGGCAGGACGAGGACGGCGTCGAATCGCCCGGGGTTCGCCCGCAAAAACGCCCGCGGATCCGCCGCTTCCCACCGAACACGCGGATCGGAAGGAGCGAGATTTTTCATGAATGCGGCGAGCGCATCGTCGAGGTCGACGACATGAATATTCTTTACTTTATATTTCAGACACTCTTCCAGGATGTCGGGAGCCGGAATTCCGACGAACAGGACGGTCGAACTGCCGAAGGAAAAGGACGCCGGAAGGGACGAGAAGAAGGTGTGAACGCGTTGCTCCGCCGCAGGCCGGTCCGGCCAGGTCATGATGAAGTTGTTGTCCAGGAAGAGGGAATACTGGCCGCCGTAGCTCGAGATCTTCACCGACTGGTAGGCCGTATCGAAACTTCGCACAAGCCCGTATCCCGGATGGAACCGTTTCCAGAGGTATTCGTCCATGATCCGCTGAAACGCCGGGAGAGCCGGCGATGCGAGGGGCGTCAACAAGGCGATGAGACCGGCGACGATGCGGAGTCTCCCGTTCATGACAAGGCAGAGGGCCGAGGAGGAAAGGATAAAGCAGGCCCATATGAGCACGATCGGCTCGGTGGCGCCGCCGGCAACGAACGCGAACAGCCCTCCCCCGATCGCGCCTCCGGCCGATTCGAGAGCGTAGAGACGATCGACCGGGGCGCCGGGCCGGCTTCCGGCTCCTTTCACCATCGCGGGCAACAGAGCGCCAACCGCTATGGAGACGGGAAAAACCGTGACGGCGATGACGGCGACGACCGGCAGGAAGGGAAGGAGCTCGCCCGCTGATTCCGGGAGGAACGTCGCCGTCCCGAACATGAACAGGAGGAGAGATGCGGCAGGGGCCAGGGCGGTTGCCGTGACGACCGCCTGCGGCCCGGGGCTGAGTGCGGCGGCGAGCCGTCCTCCGGCGGCGAGCCCCAGCAGCCAGACGGCGAGAAACGTGCCCAGATGAAGCTCGGTACCGTAAAACTGGCCGAGAATCGTTCTCAGGAGGGCGATCTGGCCGATATTCGCTGCAGCGCCGGCGAGGAAAACGGAGAAGAGCCCGGCCCTGTTCCGGCTCATTCAGGGGTTCTTGGACGGGCTCGCCGTGGGCACCGGTTTTTCAGCCGGCTTCTGTTCGGGTTTCACGGGGGTATTCTGAGGACGTTTCTGGACGGGCTGCGTCGCCGAAGCCAGATCCGGCTTCGGCGCGGGTTTCAGAGGATGTTTCGGGGCGGGTTTCGGCTGCGCCACCGGCGACGTTTTCGAAGCGGGTTTCGGCGCCGACTTTTCCGTTTCGCCGGGAACGGTGAGGCGGGCGCCCCTGCTCGCCATGGCTGCGACCCAGTCAGCTGCGGCGGGGTCCCGAAGTTTCATCTCGGTTCCGGTGGATGAGATGGCGTCGATATGTGCCGTTACCGGAGGCGTCCTCCCCGCGAACGGAACCTGGATTCCGGGAGTCGCCATCGATCCGGTACCGGCGATGTCGCCGATGTCGTAGACGGGAGGCTCCATCGGAGCTCCGGGCGCGGCGCCGGGGGCAAGGGCGGGGGCGGGGAGTGCGGAGAGTTCGCTGTCGGTGAGCGAGCGTCCGCAGAGGTAGAGCCCCCATTTCCCCTGAATTTCGACCTCGTCGATCGAATACTGCGTTATCGTCCGTATCGCGTCGCGCGCGGAACGGCGCATCAGCAGATATAGATCGGGGGCGGCCATCGTCCGGAGAAGTTCGTCTCCGAACAGCACCAGCTTTTCGGACCTTGGCTCGAAGCGGGTCTCGCGCTTCACGCCCCACGTTGGAATATCGCGACCGGTATAGAACCTCGTCCCTTCCAGGACGTCTTTCGCAAAAAGAATCCTGGCGTTGGGGGGAAGGGCCGCCACTCTCCGGAGGAGCTTCCTGTATCCCGGCAGGGGGCGTTCCTTCAAAAGGATCTCGTCGCCATTGATCGTGGGCAGAAGCATGAGCATAATGCCTGGAACGGTGACGCCGAGAACGAGGATGATCCCCTTCACGATGCCGAGGTTCATGAAGGTATAGCCGAAAACGGCCAGGAACATGAAATAGAAGGCGATGAAGAACGCGACCCGGGCGATTTTCGGATCGGGCAGGGCGCCCATGAAGGACATCGTCATGATCGTAACGCCGAGAAATGCGAAAAAGATGATCGTCAGCGCCGACTCGAGCTTGTAGGCGAAGGGCTCCTCGTTGTCGTAGCTGAACAGGTTCGACAGGTATCCGCCGGTCATGAGAGACGCCGGAACGAGAAGCGGCAGGGCATAGGGAGCGAGTTTCGATCTGGCGAGGGAAAGCACGATGAAAGAAACCGCAAACCAGAGAAAGACCGGAAGCCCCCATGGCTGATCCTTCGCTTGCGCTTCGCGGAAATTCTGCACAACCCCGCCGGCAAAGAACGCCGTCCAGGGAAACATTCCGGCAATCATGACGAGGGCGAAATAGAAGATCGGCCCGGTCCTTCCATGGGCTTCCGAGGCGACGCGGGCGATCGTTTCGTCGAAAATGAAATACCTGAACAGCCCCGGCACGTTGTATCCCATCCAGAGATACCACCCGAGGCCGATCACGCCGAATGCAGCCCAGCCGGTGACGTGTTTCAGAAGGGCCTTGATCGATTCTCCGCCGCCGCGCAGGGCGATTCCCGGGATCAGACCGAGCAGCGGAAGAAGGCCGGGGGGGCCTTTCGTAAGAAACGCGAAGCCGGCCAGGGCCCAGAAGCCGGTGGCGAGAGCGTTGGACGGCTTCGTCCGATACCGGATCAATGCCCAGATCATCCAAGTTTCGAACATGGCCAGAAGCGGATCAGCCGTCAGCCCCCGGAACTGGACCGCGAAAAACAGGCTCGTCAGCAAAACGATCGTGGCGCACAGCGCGCTCCGGACCGTTGTCAGCAGCAGACCGATGCGGTAACAGCCGACGGCCGTCAGGGCCGCGGCGACAGGCAGAAACGCTTTCACGCCCTGCTCCGTGGGACCGAACAGCTTGATCCCGAGGGCCCCGGCCCAGTATGTCAGCGGAGGCTTGGTGAAATGGGAGACCCCGTTCAATTGCGGCCTGAGGAGACTGCCGCCGTCGGCCATGGCCCGGGCCACCGACGCATAGCGCGCCTCCGACGTCTCGAAGAGGTTTTGCGTTCCGAGTTGGAAAGCGATCAGAGCGAACGCGGCGATGCCGACGAGCCACTGAATCGCCATCGGGGACAGCCGGAGGTTGATTCGAGATGCGATGTTTTCCGCGAGAGCCGGAAGAACGGGAACGACTTCCTCGTCAGCTTCGTCCGATTCCTCTGCTTCCATGCCTTCCGTGGGCGGCTGAACATCGGAGCCCCGTTCGGCATCCCCGGACTCCTGCCGGGAGTTGCCATCAGGGCCAGGTTGAGGTTCCGCCATGTGGCCGGCTTCTTTCCGATCTTCTTCAGGCGGCTGTCGTGTCTGATCCATCACGTGTTTCCCGTTCTTTTTTTATAAGCATCAGATTGCGGATGTAGATGAAAAATCCCATGGATTGTCCCAGGATGAAAACCGGGTCCTTGATGTGAACCGCATACACCGCCAGTATCGCCGATCCGGCGAGGCTCAGATACCAGAATGACACGGGAATGACGCTCTTTTTCTGCCTCTCGGATTCGAGCCACTGGACGAAAAAACGCATGAAGAACATGAGTTGTCCGAAAAGCCCCAGCACCAGCCAGAATTCAAGATTCATCGGCCACCTTGTATGTAAGCTTTCGCCATTTCATCCACCGGATCGCGAGCAGGTCGAGGAAGGATCGGAAAAGCCGGTTCCAGACGTTGTATTTCGACTGGCCGCGCGAGCGGGGATGGTGACTGACCTCGACCTCGGTCACCGTGCCGCCTTCCATCTTGACGAGCGTGGGCAGAAACCGGTGCAGTCCCTC
Above is a window of Candidatus Ozemobacteraceae bacterium DNA encoding:
- a CDS encoding MoxR family ATPase — protein: MADFSKVQQVFSNLRKELQKVIVGQDQVVDLILTALLVRGHVLLEGVPGTAKTLTVKSIARLMGLSFQRIQMTPDLMPSDVLGTTVFDTRTGAFQVHKGPIFCDLVLVDEINRAPAKTQSALLECMEERQVTIEGNRFPLPRVFMVLATQNPLEYEGTYPLPEAQLDRFLFKILIDYPSAAAETAILEKFEAGFRPDRLEEAGLQTVTSPEELVACQDALRQIQTKQPVMEYITSIVRLTRTWSDLLVGGGIRADISLFLASKARALMEGREFVTPDDVKAVTPPVLRHRIILKPEAEIEGATPDQILQNVLAQVKVPR
- a CDS encoding DUF58 domain-containing protein — its product is MNAGLVTTRVVLLLLCGTLPLMVTTSHMLAVAVLAAWNLFVLLLVAADNRLTPKATLVDVKRVIANKLSIGESNDVILRVENQSFQKLEVTLLDAPPESFGAPGEPLVITLEPRTRAEVRYRVVPPRRGKFSFGNVSIRFRGRLELIVRQREVPCEMPVDVYPNIKNVARFELRVRRSHLIETGLKSERRRGNGTDFESLREYVRGDEFRRVDWKATARRHKLISREYQSEVNQSVLVLLDCGRTMGAPLPRGTMLDATVDAALLLIQRVIRNGDNAGLLAFTDRPIRFVPPAKGKRQLHLVMSQLAAVQPQRTESDYGAAFRYLMARRVKRSLLIILTDLTTGEAAARLTKDVPILLRKHLPVVVSVFHPTLAASMAQSPDTLDRAWESIVARDTLARVKTAHKDLELLGVGTLLLPPEKLGTSLLANYLRLKLRSKL
- a CDS encoding alpha-amylase family glycosyl hydrolase produces the protein MSKDLLGTKGIRLYNLFPRLAGSMNGWKSHLGRISFMGFNALYVNPFHYPGFSGSLYSPKDYYKFNPLFIDNDSPSSPADQLKEFVSACHEQGLLFMMDLVINHTAIDCTLIQEHPDWFKRSADGQVIHPGAWDNGKWVEWGDLAEVDNAGSPDRENLWQFWWKMMSYYMDMGIDGFRCDMAYQVPDDLWRFLIQRARQKKPGCMFLAESLGCSFQQVENLAKLGFDYLFNSIKYWDYNQPWGMEQYFRTSPVVASIAFPESHDTNRLMEEYEGNLAAVKRQLLFCALFSKGFMMPIGFEFGFRRHCDVVRTEPSWWENTGIDMTEYIQKVCRLKDTNEVLNREAGLQIVDQENWYNIFCFKRSAPGCKTVFVAVNKDRYNHQRLFIPDLASVLGPGIPRDISPEYAMSSVPRCFEYTLRPAEIKILTLG
- a CDS encoding SH3 domain-containing protein; the protein is MKTTGRNVFRLLLAAVAVLSLPFAGEAARRYVIPTWYGYGVVSQSVGVISPYIISSTFHPSMHPGYLPYYLPSQDPAYYSAYRPWNPAGVTAPGYYYQTPAGSLAPFWDGTAWVYRQASPAGTAGVPLTNLNLRSNPGFGSSRNRDRNVIGSIARGEQVYVLGRYGDWYYVQSASQPQKFGYAYARYIQLQGAFNMPAFSAWPSSYPMYSYPNGWQQPVAVSPAGY
- a CDS encoding stage II sporulation protein M: MNERWQQLEATLDHLDRHIVGRVEPSRLLELGALYQETLSDLGRARTSGDERLQRYLNRLVARAYSHIYRRNDDSILLSGLDFVLRRFPMLVLERGHFIMTALLIFLFSGIIGFLCVGADSKLIDLVIPPSMRSAISEDLARGKVGRDMADESRVQVSSFIMTNNIKVSFYAFAFGFLFGIGTIYIMIYNGLLLGGLASVYHDAGQALAFWSLILPHGVIELPCCFIAGGAGLVLGYALVDPGRHERFDWLAHEGRTAAKLVAGVVPMLVIAALVETWVTPAQLPIPLKYLVAAVLFLATVIYLTWPALAQSFERSFRRR
- a CDS encoding zinc ribbon domain-containing protein; the encoded protein is MDRTEMKTCPECGTTASDQQQFCRRCGLEFPPESLEEERTLRAAIPEKGVGSCIGSAFRIAVVLFLIGIVMVLIPPRRTVRTTSREKACYANMRVLLGAIEMYNMDSVVMQKSMNEQVINRLTEKNYLKGGLSKPERGCRYSSTGDMTANGRICCDVHGTVESDLQDR
- a CDS encoding DUF1045 domain-containing protein, with protein sequence MQIMKQRILSALVLSLALMGFLALTASFGQPASGPAPLPETVKLNVFAIVSDELETMASKAGEALKTEEQLDSYPSMGYQVHCTLYMTQYAPEKASLVQGIVASLAETVKPFPVTAAGISATKDFWLFINLDKNRNLQTLSDTVVQQLCEHRFPSDFVPDWVKQYPQKLEYVTKYGSPNVFAEFEPHLTLLAKSDPAKVDGFVKRHANDAEFGTPKQGHIVGIGVGIADRAGQIKQPLAVYRFK